One window of the Lagopus muta isolate bLagMut1 chromosome 36, bLagMut1 primary, whole genome shotgun sequence genome contains the following:
- the LOC125686362 gene encoding zinc finger CCCH domain-containing protein 11A-like — protein MELDDLGGPLQPKPFYDAVLYRPSQKQRGAVPRVGEQQPAGCQRSHGAWQRTEGRDGDGPSSVPRKRTEPACPWDGAGHGGKRKASAEAEASLPLKRSHAERQGRSTEWDVAAKREIGAEPNGHLHVKVVQQGRSERACLPERAPAPLQAGGLPGRAGPSTGGRASPAACPRSVGKAQAGCKRKALEEGTPAAAQLPAHKRARAESGGSVPAPAAQPGPAAARSSGRRARRQRQKQRRAELKKASLRAAAARAESSAMNSLVEMMQKLQLHD, from the exons aagcaGCGCGGCGCGGTTCCCCGCgttggggagcagcagccagcaggctgccagagatCCCACGGCGCCTGGCAGCGCACAGAGGGACGCGATGGGGACGGGCCGTCCTCAGTGCCGCGCAAAA GGACGGAGCCTGCGTGTccgtgggatggtgctgggcacGGGGGGAAGCGGAAAGCCTCCGCag aAGCTGAGGCCAGCCTCCCTCTGAAGCGCAGCCATGCGGaaaggcagggcaggagcacagaaTGGGACGTGGCAGCCAAGAGAG AGATCGGTGCTGAGCCAAACGGCCATCTCCACGTGAAGGTGGTGCAGCAGGGGCGTTCCGAGAGAGCTTGTCTCCCTGAGAgagctccagctcctctccaggctggagGGCTTCCTGGCAGAGCAGGTCCCAGCACAGGGGGAAGAGCTTCCCCTGCCGCGTGCCCCCGCTCCGTCGGCAAGGCCCAGGCTGGATGCAAACGCAAGGCCTTGGAGGAAGGGACACCAGCAGCAGCGCAGCTGCCTGCCCACAAGAGAGCGAGGGCTGAGAGCGGAGGCAGCGTGCCGGCTCCAGCAGCGCAGCCTGGGCCTGCCGCAGCGCGGAGCTCCGGGCGCagag CAAGAAGACAACGCCAGAAACAAAGgagagcagaactgaagaagGCTTCTCTGAGAGCCGCAGCTGCACGTGCAGAG tcctCCGCCATGAACAGCCTGGTGGAGatgatgcagaagctgcagctgcacgACTGA
- the LOC125686355 gene encoding zinc finger CCCH domain-containing protein 11A-like: MSQAGDDRSSASCSGRGKKQRGAVPRVGEQQPAGCQRSHGAWQRTEGRDGDGPSSVPRKRTEPACPWDGAGHGGKRKASAEAEASLPLKRSHAERQGRSTEWDVAPKREIGAEPNGHLHVKVVQQGRSERACLPERAPAPLQAGGLPGRAGPSTGGRASPAACPRSVGKAQAGCKRKALEEGTPAAAQLPAHKRARAESGGSVPAPAAQPGPAAARSSGRRARRQRQKQRRAELKKASLRAAAARAESSAMNSLVEMMQKLQLHD, translated from the exons ATGTCTCAGGCAGGGGACGACCGCAGTTCCGCTTCCTGCTCTGGGAGAGGAAAG aagcaGCGCGGCGCGGTTCCCCGCgttggggagcagcagccagcaggctgccagagatCCCACGGCGCCTGGCAGCGCACAGAGGGACGCGATGGGGACGGGCCGTCCTCAGTGCCGCGCAAAA GGACGGAGCCTGCGTGTccgtgggatggtgctgggcacGGGGGGAAGCGGAAAGCCTCCGCag aAGCTGAGGCCAGCCTCCCTCTGAAGCGCAGCCATGCGGaaaggcagggcaggagcacagaaTGGGACGTGGCACCCAAGAGAG AGATCGGTGCTGAGCCAAACGGCCATCTCCACGTGAAGGTGGTGCAGCAGGGGCGTTCCGAGAGAGCTTGTCTCCCTGAGAgagctccagctcctctccaggctggagGGCTTCCTGGCAGAGCAGGTCCCAGCACAGGGGGAAGAGCTTCCCCTGCCGCGTGCCCCCGCTCCGTCGGCAAGGCCCAGGCTGGATGCAAACGCAAGGCCTTGGAGGAAGGGACACCAGCAGCAGCGCAGCTGCCTGCCCACAAGAGAGCGAGGGCTGAGAGCGGAGGCAGCGTGCCGGCTCCAGCAGCGCAGCCTGGGCCTGCCGCAGCGCGGAGCTCCGGGCGCagag CAAGAAGACAACGCCAGAAACAAAGgagagcagaactgaagaagGCTTCTCTGAGAGCCGCAGCTGCACGTGCAGAG tcctCCGCCATGAACAGCCTGGTGGAGatgatgcagaagctgcagctgcacgACTGA